Proteins encoded by one window of Nitrincola iocasae:
- a CDS encoding PHP domain-containing protein codes for MLYDLHMHSNASDGVLTPTALVDLCADKGIQIIALTDHDTLGGISEARRCAANRQVQFIPGAEFTCLWRRQVLHILGLNLNEQNSELQAYMHELVTVRDKRAEKIAERLIKKGISTDILDQARVIADGASICRPHFAKALIQSGYVASSKAAFDTYLGQGKVGDVKAEWPDPERVIKIIHYAGGYAALAHPTKYNMTFTRLRLLFGELKDWGCDAVEVGYPGMNPDQARELLKVAKQYEFLVSAGSDFHSPEFGWTAPGRFPVIDVDDKHLLNKLVVNFNVEVGLS; via the coding sequence TTGTTATATGATCTGCACATGCACAGTAATGCCTCGGATGGAGTGTTGACTCCAACTGCACTGGTAGACTTGTGTGCAGATAAAGGCATACAAATTATAGCGTTAACGGATCATGATACGCTTGGAGGGATTTCTGAGGCACGGCGATGTGCAGCGAATCGGCAAGTGCAGTTTATACCAGGGGCTGAGTTTACTTGTCTGTGGCGCAGGCAGGTGTTGCATATACTGGGTTTGAACCTGAATGAGCAAAATTCAGAGCTACAGGCGTATATGCATGAGTTAGTTACTGTGCGTGATAAACGTGCCGAAAAAATAGCAGAACGCTTGATAAAAAAAGGTATTTCAACTGATATATTGGATCAAGCACGCGTTATTGCCGACGGGGCCAGTATTTGCCGCCCTCACTTTGCCAAGGCACTTATCCAAAGTGGTTATGTTGCCTCTTCTAAAGCCGCGTTCGATACCTATTTGGGGCAGGGTAAGGTTGGTGATGTTAAAGCTGAGTGGCCAGATCCTGAGCGTGTCATTAAAATCATTCATTATGCTGGTGGTTATGCAGCGCTGGCGCACCCGACCAAATACAATATGACTTTTACACGGCTACGATTATTGTTTGGTGAGTTGAAAGACTGGGGGTGTGATGCAGTTGAGGTCGGCTATCCAGGAATGAACCCTGATCAGGCGAGGGAGTTGTTAAAAGTGGCTAAGCAATATGAGTTCCTGGTATCGGCGGGTAGTGATTTTCATTCACCTGAGTTTGGTTGGACTGCGCCGGGTCGTTTTCCTGTTATAGATGTCGATGACAAACATTTGTTAAATAAGCTGGTTGTGAATTTTAATGTGGAAGTCGGTTTGAGCTAG
- a CDS encoding L-threonylcarbamoyladenylate synthase — protein MSQFFQIHPENPQKRLITQAVEILREGGVIVYPTDCAYALGCCLENKKAVDRIRQIRRLDDKHNFTLVCGDLSVISTYAKVDNSVYRLLKAHTPGAYTFILNATSEVPRRLLHPKRRTIGIRVPDNLIVAALLAELGEPIMSTSLIMPEETVPLTDPYDIRDTLQHHVDLVIDGGFCGMEATSVINLTGDEPEIAREGAGNINSFM, from the coding sequence GTGAGTCAGTTTTTTCAGATTCATCCTGAAAATCCTCAGAAGCGCCTGATTACTCAGGCTGTTGAAATACTGAGAGAGGGTGGGGTGATTGTTTATCCAACCGATTGTGCTTATGCGCTGGGTTGTTGTCTTGAAAATAAAAAGGCAGTTGATCGTATTCGTCAAATACGGCGTTTGGACGATAAGCATAATTTCACGTTGGTCTGTGGCGATCTGTCGGTTATATCCACCTATGCTAAGGTAGATAATTCCGTATATCGGTTGTTGAAGGCGCATACTCCTGGTGCCTATACCTTTATATTGAATGCAACCAGTGAAGTACCCAGGCGCTTGCTACATCCAAAGCGCCGTACTATCGGTATTCGCGTTCCGGATAACCTCATTGTGGCAGCGTTGCTGGCTGAGCTAGGTGAACCCATTATGAGTACGTCGTTGATAATGCCCGAAGAGACGGTACCTTTAACTGATCCTTACGATATACGGGATACCTTGCAGCATCATGTTGATTTGGTAATAGACGGTGGTTTTTGTGGTATGGAGGCCACCAGTGTTATTAACCTCACTGGAGATGAACCTGAAATAGCGCGTGAAGGTGCAGGTAATATAAATTCTTTTATGTAA
- a CDS encoding H-NS histone family protein, with protein MSDFIKTLMRKNSLRKQCQELSVGDVEKVLSDLTDILAERKEDEAIKAAEENKRIEKIEQIRLAMKEAGLDISDLSELAEVAPKKTVKAKYYIVDAEGERHEWSGRGRTPVVFAEYMQQRGISKDQLPSVD; from the coding sequence ATGTCTGATTTTATCAAAACGCTAATGCGTAAAAACTCTTTGAGAAAGCAGTGTCAGGAGTTGTCTGTTGGTGATGTGGAAAAAGTGTTGTCTGATTTGACTGATATTCTTGCTGAGCGCAAGGAAGATGAAGCGATCAAAGCAGCGGAAGAAAATAAGCGCATTGAAAAAATTGAACAGATTCGTCTGGCAATGAAAGAAGCCGGTCTGGATATTTCTGATTTGTCTGAGTTGGCTGAAGTCGCACCGAAGAAAACAGTAAAGGCTAAATATTATATTGTTGATGCTGAGGGTGAGCGTCATGAGTGGTCGGGTCGTGGCAGAACGCCGGTTGTGTTTGCTGAATATATGCAGCAACGTGGTATCAGTAAAGATCAGTTGCCGAGTGTAGATTGA
- the rluB gene encoding 23S rRNA pseudouridine(2605) synthase RluB, which produces MESEKLQKVLARSGVGSRREMERWIEAGRVSINGRLAGLGDRVGESDQVMVDGRPAKLIFASESPRRVVIYNKPLDEVCTRHDPEGRPTVFDNLPPLKQGRWIVVGRLDINTTGLLIFTTDGELANRLMHPSAEIDREYAVRVLGEITETMLEQLTKGVLLEDGMARFTDVRFFDGEGANKWYHCVLMEGRNREVRRLWESQGIQVNRLKRVRFGPVFLPSDVKVGTWRELGRKESNMLAAEVGLEADKTPFDRTPAQLDADERRFRKQRVRQHAVAGKGDVRSVKAKPRGRTVGKRNAR; this is translated from the coding sequence ATGGAAAGTGAAAAACTTCAAAAAGTATTGGCGCGCTCTGGAGTTGGCTCACGTCGTGAGATGGAGCGTTGGATCGAAGCAGGTCGGGTATCAATCAATGGTCGCCTTGCTGGCCTTGGAGACAGGGTTGGTGAAAGTGATCAGGTCATGGTTGATGGGCGCCCTGCAAAATTGATTTTCGCATCAGAGTCGCCCAGGCGCGTTGTTATTTATAATAAGCCGTTGGATGAAGTGTGCACCCGTCATGATCCGGAAGGGCGACCGACTGTTTTCGATAATCTTCCACCGCTGAAACAAGGGCGTTGGATAGTAGTCGGGCGGCTGGATATTAATACCACTGGCTTGTTGATATTTACTACCGATGGCGAGTTAGCCAATCGGTTAATGCACCCTTCGGCTGAGATAGATCGTGAATATGCGGTACGCGTATTGGGTGAGATCACTGAAACTATGCTTGAGCAACTGACTAAGGGTGTGTTGCTTGAAGATGGTATGGCGCGCTTTACCGATGTGCGTTTCTTTGATGGCGAGGGTGCTAATAAATGGTACCACTGTGTGCTTATGGAAGGGCGTAACCGTGAGGTTCGCCGTTTATGGGAATCTCAGGGTATTCAGGTTAACCGTCTGAAACGTGTACGCTTTGGACCAGTATTCCTGCCGAGTGATGTTAAAGTAGGTACCTGGCGTGAGCTGGGCCGTAAAGAGAGTAATATGCTCGCGGCTGAAGTCGGTCTTGAGGCTGATAAAACGCCGTTTGATCGAACACCGGCACAGTTGGATGCCGATGAGCGGCGTTTTCGTAAGCAGCGTGTGCGCCAGCATGCGGTGGCTGGAAAAGGCGATGTCAGATCAGTAAAAGCAAAACCCCGTGGGCGCACAGTCGGCAAGCGCAACGCTCGCTAA
- a CDS encoding YciK family oxidoreductase produces the protein MFAYNAPTDLLKDRILLVTGAGDGIGREAAKHYAAHGATVILLGRTQEKLDAVYDEIEAAGYPQAAIVPMNLEVATEHDYIELCNTLHQEFGRLDGILHNAGILGVRTPIENYDPVIWHQVMQVNLNAPFMLTQTLMPLLMASEDASIIFTSSGVGRTGKAYWGAYAISKFGTEGLMQVLADELENTPNIRVNAINPGGTRTNMRAYAYPGENPETLPTPADIMPVYLYLMGPDSKDTQGQSIDAQA, from the coding sequence ATGTTTGCATACAACGCGCCGACTGATCTGCTTAAAGACAGAATCCTTCTCGTTACCGGCGCTGGTGATGGCATAGGCCGCGAAGCAGCAAAACACTATGCAGCTCACGGCGCCACAGTGATTTTACTGGGCAGAACCCAGGAAAAGCTGGACGCGGTTTATGATGAAATAGAAGCTGCAGGCTATCCCCAGGCAGCGATCGTACCTATGAACCTGGAGGTAGCTACGGAGCATGACTATATCGAGCTCTGCAACACACTGCATCAGGAGTTCGGGCGTCTGGACGGCATTCTCCACAATGCAGGCATTCTAGGCGTAAGAACCCCAATTGAGAATTATGACCCGGTTATCTGGCATCAAGTTATGCAGGTCAACCTCAACGCTCCCTTTATGCTGACACAAACACTTATGCCTTTATTGATGGCATCCGAAGATGCCTCAATTATTTTCACCTCATCAGGTGTAGGGCGCACAGGAAAAGCTTACTGGGGGGCTTATGCTATTTCTAAGTTTGGCACAGAGGGATTGATGCAGGTACTGGCTGATGAGCTGGAAAACACGCCCAACATCCGCGTCAATGCTATCAATCCTGGCGGCACACGCACTAATATGCGGGCTTACGCCTATCCAGGCGAAAACCCGGAAACTCTGCCAACACCAGCGGATATTATGCCGGTATATTTATATCTGATGGGCCCGGACAGCAAGGACACCCAAGGCCAATCAATCGACGCACAAGCTTAA
- a CDS encoding HAD family hydrolase, with translation MTPIQAILFDLDGTLVDTAPDFLRICNQLLKAEGRPAIDSAQLRLTVSNGGRAVIEGAFGFKDDHPDFERLLEQMLSLYEASPAQDSRLFAGFDEMLAWLDEIDIPWGIVTNKPARFTHKLIQQLMLDTRCAVTICPDDVSRSKPDPEGLLLACKRIDRLPANTLYIGDHLRDIQAGQAAGMRTLAAAFGYLGPNDQPEFWRSDFCIQESTQLLPLLKSLIQPH, from the coding sequence ATGACGCCAATTCAAGCCATACTGTTTGACCTTGATGGTACATTAGTTGATACCGCACCTGATTTTTTGCGTATCTGTAATCAACTACTCAAAGCCGAAGGTCGTCCAGCGATTGATTCTGCCCAACTAAGACTGACTGTGTCCAACGGCGGACGTGCCGTCATTGAAGGAGCGTTTGGCTTTAAAGATGATCACCCTGACTTTGAGCGCTTACTTGAGCAAATGTTGTCTCTTTATGAAGCCTCGCCTGCGCAGGATAGTCGGCTTTTTGCCGGTTTTGATGAGATGCTTGCCTGGCTGGATGAAATTGACATCCCCTGGGGCATTGTCACCAACAAACCCGCTCGCTTCACCCACAAACTGATACAACAACTGATGCTGGATACACGCTGCGCCGTCACCATCTGTCCCGATGATGTTAGCCGCAGCAAACCTGATCCAGAAGGGTTGCTACTGGCTTGCAAGCGCATTGACCGACTGCCAGCGAATACACTCTACATTGGTGATCACCTGCGAGACATTCAGGCTGGTCAGGCGGCAGGCATGCGCACTTTAGCTGCCGCTTTCGGCTATTTAGGTCCGAACGACCAACCGGAATTTTGGCGCAGTGATTTCTGCATTCAGGAATCAACCCAATTGCTGCCTCTGCTAAAATCACTGATACAACCGCATTAA
- the ubiG gene encoding bifunctional 2-polyprenyl-6-hydroxyphenol methylase/3-demethylubiquinol 3-O-methyltransferase UbiG has product MSNPRALNLDPAEISKFEELASRWWDRNSEFKPLHDINPLRVGFIDRIAGLAGKRVIDIGCGGGILSEAMARRGAEVTGIDMGEAPLKVAKLHGLESGVKVDYQRITAEEMAISHPEAFDVVTCMEMIEHVPDPASVINACASLVKPGGQVFLSTLNRNPKSYLFAILGAERLLRLVPAGTHDFNKFVRPAELAGWVRDNGLHITEMTGLTYNPLTRQYRLDPNDVDVNYMLATQKVTLT; this is encoded by the coding sequence ATGAGCAACCCGCGCGCGCTGAACCTAGACCCTGCCGAGATTTCAAAATTTGAAGAACTGGCCAGTCGCTGGTGGGACAGAAACAGTGAATTCAAGCCACTGCATGACATTAACCCACTCAGAGTCGGCTTTATTGACCGCATTGCCGGGCTGGCTGGCAAACGTGTCATCGATATTGGCTGCGGCGGTGGCATATTATCGGAAGCCATGGCAAGACGCGGCGCTGAGGTTACCGGTATCGACATGGGCGAAGCCCCACTGAAAGTTGCCAAACTGCACGGACTCGAAAGCGGCGTTAAAGTTGACTATCAACGCATTACCGCTGAGGAGATGGCTATCAGCCATCCGGAGGCCTTTGATGTCGTCACCTGCATGGAAATGATTGAGCATGTACCTGACCCGGCTTCAGTGATCAATGCCTGTGCCAGCCTGGTAAAGCCTGGTGGACAAGTATTTTTATCCACGCTCAACCGCAATCCGAAAAGCTACCTGTTTGCGATCCTCGGCGCTGAACGTTTACTCAGACTGGTCCCCGCAGGCACGCACGATTTCAATAAATTTGTCCGACCTGCCGAGCTGGCTGGCTGGGTGCGTGACAATGGATTGCATATTACTGAAATGACTGGCCTGACCTACAACCCACTGACCCGTCAGTACCGCCTCGACCCCAACGACGTAGATGTAAACTACATGCTCGCCACTCAGAAAGTGACTCTGACATGA
- the gyrA gene encoding DNA gyrase subunit A, whose translation MGDLAKEVLPVNIEDELKQSYLDYAMSVIVGRALPDVRDGLKPVHRRVLFAMHELGNDWNKPYKKSARVVGDVIGKYHPHGDSAVYDTIVRMAQNFSMRAPLVDGQGNFGSVDGDSAAAMRYTEIRMAKIAHDLLADLDKETVDFVDNYDGTERIPAVLPTRVPNLLVNGSSGIAVGMATNIPPHNLSEVVKGCLALIDDPELTVDELMEFIPGPDFPTGAIINGRAGILQAYRTGRGRIYVRARHHVEDNPRNGRPMLVITEIPYQLNKARTIEKIADLVKEKKLEGISELRDESDKDGMRIVIELRRGEVPEVVINNLFIQTQLQSVFGINMVSLVDGQPRTLDLKTMLECFILHRREVVTRRTVYELRKARERGHVLEGLAIALANIDPIIQLIKESPTPADARERLIASPWQPGDVVEMLERAGEDACRPEDLEPQYGLREGQYYLSPVQAQAILDLRLHRLTGLEHEKLIGEYRNLVEKIAELLYILSSRERLMEVIREELAAVVEEYADPRRTEIMSSQQDLTVADLITEEDMVLTISHSGYAKTQPLDAYQAQKRGGKGKSSTAMKDEDFIEHLLIANTHDTVLCFTSRGKVYWLKVYEIPPASRASRGRPLVNILPLEEGERINTILPVKEFDENRFVFMATAKGTVKKTPLQSFARPRSTGLIALDIVEGDHLIGAAITNGNDDVMLVTSAGKAVRFNEQDVRSMGRTARGVRGVRMPEEANVISLMIPQEGGKVLTASEKGFGKQTAVEDFPLRGRGGQGVIAMQCTDRNGSLAGAVQVFSGDGVMLISNRGTLVRTRTEEISVLGRNTQGVMLIRLSDDEKLVGLARIEEPEDDDVELSADALDQLQDDPSGTDAGADE comes from the coding sequence ATGGGTGATCTAGCCAAAGAAGTCCTGCCAGTCAATATTGAGGATGAGCTTAAACAGTCCTATCTCGACTACGCCATGAGCGTCATTGTAGGTCGAGCATTACCTGATGTACGTGATGGCCTGAAGCCGGTGCATCGCCGGGTTTTGTTTGCCATGCATGAGCTTGGAAATGACTGGAACAAACCATACAAAAAATCGGCACGTGTTGTCGGTGACGTCATCGGTAAATACCATCCACATGGTGACAGTGCTGTTTACGATACCATCGTCAGGATGGCACAGAACTTTTCCATGCGGGCACCGCTGGTTGATGGCCAGGGTAACTTTGGTTCCGTGGATGGTGATAGTGCGGCTGCGATGCGTTACACCGAAATCCGTATGGCCAAGATCGCGCATGATCTGCTGGCTGATCTGGATAAGGAAACAGTCGATTTTGTTGATAACTATGACGGCACTGAGCGTATTCCGGCCGTGTTACCCACCCGCGTGCCGAACTTGTTGGTTAATGGGTCCTCAGGGATTGCTGTGGGCATGGCAACCAATATTCCGCCGCATAACCTCAGTGAAGTAGTCAAAGGGTGCCTGGCGTTGATTGATGATCCAGAGCTCACGGTTGATGAGTTGATGGAGTTCATTCCAGGCCCGGATTTCCCCACAGGTGCAATTATTAATGGTCGTGCGGGTATTTTGCAGGCCTATCGTACTGGTCGAGGACGTATTTATGTCCGGGCACGCCACCATGTTGAAGATAACCCACGTAATGGCCGGCCGATGCTGGTCATTACTGAAATTCCTTATCAGCTTAACAAAGCCCGTACCATTGAAAAAATTGCTGATCTGGTTAAAGAGAAAAAGCTGGAAGGCATCAGCGAGCTGCGTGACGAATCTGATAAAGACGGTATGCGTATTGTCATCGAGTTGCGCCGTGGCGAAGTCCCTGAGGTGGTTATTAATAACCTGTTTATTCAAACACAGCTACAAAGTGTGTTTGGTATCAACATGGTGTCACTGGTGGATGGGCAGCCACGTACGCTTGACCTGAAAACCATGCTGGAGTGCTTTATCCTGCATCGCCGGGAAGTGGTCACACGCCGGACTGTGTATGAACTGCGTAAGGCGCGTGAGCGTGGTCATGTCCTGGAAGGTCTGGCGATAGCGCTGGCTAATATTGATCCGATTATTCAATTAATTAAAGAGTCGCCAACGCCAGCTGATGCGCGTGAGCGTCTGATAGCGTCACCTTGGCAGCCAGGTGATGTGGTTGAGATGCTGGAGCGTGCTGGTGAAGATGCCTGCCGTCCAGAGGATCTGGAGCCTCAGTATGGTCTGCGTGAGGGTCAGTATTACCTGTCACCAGTTCAGGCTCAGGCTATTCTGGACCTGCGTTTACACCGTTTGACCGGGCTGGAACATGAAAAACTGATTGGTGAGTACCGCAATCTGGTGGAGAAAATCGCCGAGCTGCTGTACATCCTGTCGTCTCGTGAGCGCTTGATGGAAGTGATCCGTGAAGAGCTGGCAGCTGTCGTTGAAGAATATGCCGACCCGCGCCGTACTGAGATCATGTCTTCACAGCAGGACCTTACTGTTGCTGACCTGATTACAGAAGAAGACATGGTGCTGACAATTTCGCACAGTGGTTATGCCAAAACCCAGCCGCTCGATGCCTATCAGGCACAGAAGCGTGGTGGCAAGGGCAAGTCATCAACTGCGATGAAAGATGAAGACTTTATTGAACACCTGTTGATTGCCAATACGCATGACACTGTGTTGTGTTTCACCAGCCGCGGCAAGGTTTACTGGTTGAAAGTCTATGAAATTCCACCGGCCAGCCGTGCCTCCCGCGGTCGTCCGCTGGTGAATATATTGCCGTTGGAAGAAGGTGAACGAATCAACACGATTCTGCCTGTCAAAGAGTTTGACGAAAACCGCTTCGTTTTCATGGCGACCGCCAAGGGGACTGTGAAGAAAACCCCATTGCAGAGTTTTGCCAGACCTCGTAGTACCGGTCTGATTGCACTGGATATCGTTGAAGGCGATCACTTGATAGGTGCTGCCATTACCAATGGTAATGACGATGTGATGCTGGTGACCAGTGCCGGTAAAGCCGTGCGCTTTAATGAACAGGATGTTCGCTCCATGGGCCGTACGGCTCGCGGTGTGCGCGGCGTCAGAATGCCGGAAGAGGCTAATGTTATCTCCCTGATGATTCCACAGGAGGGTGGCAAGGTGCTGACTGCATCTGAAAAAGGCTTTGGTAAGCAAACGGCGGTTGAAGATTTCCCACTCAGGGGCCGTGGCGGTCAAGGGGTTATTGCCATGCAGTGCACTGATCGAAATGGCTCCCTGGCAGGTGCTGTTCAGGTCTTTAGTGGTGATGGCGTAATGCTCATTAGTAACCGCGGTACGCTGGTACGCACACGAACAGAAGAAATCTCCGTTTTGGGTCGTAATACTCAGGGGGTTATGCTGATTCGCTTAAGTGATGATGAAAAACTGGTAGGTCTGGCACGTATAGAGGAGCCTGAGGATGACGATGTTGAGCTGAGTGCTGATGCGCTGGATCAACTTCAAGATGATCCTTCAGGCACTGATGCAGGCGCAGACGAGTAA
- the serC gene encoding 3-phosphoserine/phosphohydroxythreonine transaminase produces the protein MTRKFNFSAGPAALPDEVLQQAQRDLCDWQGKGLSIMEMSHRSDEFVSVAQQAEQDLRDLMSIPDHYKVLFLQGGASSQFAMLPMNLLRGKQTADYINTGIWSKKAIAEASRYCTVNIAATTEAEHFLRAPTPAEIQLSPDAAYLHYTSNETIGGVEFNYIPDSGSVPLIVDMSSDILSGPIDVSRFGVIYAGAQKNIGPAGLTVVIVREDLLGHTLAGTPTMYDYKVHAEGESMHNTPPTFAWYLSGLVFDWLKRQGGVAAMAEVNQRKAAKLYAAIDRSDFYANPVAIDSRSGMNVPFTLADAALDKLFLQQAEAAGLLNLKGHRSVGGMRASIYNAVPEAAVDALLTFMSEFETQHG, from the coding sequence ATGACACGTAAATTTAATTTCAGTGCAGGGCCGGCAGCGTTGCCGGATGAAGTGTTACAACAGGCGCAGCGGGATTTGTGTGATTGGCAAGGAAAGGGTCTGTCAATCATGGAGATGAGTCATCGTAGTGATGAATTCGTTTCGGTTGCACAGCAGGCTGAGCAGGATTTGCGGGACCTGATGTCGATTCCGGATCATTACAAGGTGTTGTTTCTGCAGGGGGGAGCAAGCAGTCAATTTGCTATGTTGCCAATGAACCTGTTGCGGGGCAAGCAAACCGCTGACTACATAAACACCGGTATCTGGTCAAAGAAGGCCATTGCTGAAGCCTCTCGTTATTGTACTGTTAATATAGCTGCCACAACGGAAGCTGAACATTTTCTGCGCGCACCCACACCAGCCGAAATTCAGTTGAGCCCGGATGCAGCTTACCTTCACTACACCAGTAATGAAACCATTGGTGGTGTGGAATTCAATTACATTCCCGATAGTGGCTCCGTACCTCTGATCGTCGATATGTCATCGGATATTCTATCCGGTCCCATCGATGTCAGTCGTTTCGGAGTGATCTATGCGGGAGCCCAGAAAAATATCGGTCCGGCTGGTTTGACGGTGGTGATCGTGCGCGAAGATCTGCTCGGGCATACTCTGGCGGGAACACCCACCATGTACGATTACAAAGTGCATGCTGAGGGTGAGTCGATGCACAATACGCCGCCAACCTTTGCCTGGTATCTGTCAGGACTGGTGTTCGACTGGCTGAAGCGTCAGGGAGGCGTTGCTGCAATGGCTGAGGTTAACCAACGTAAAGCGGCTAAGCTTTATGCCGCCATAGATCGAAGTGATTTCTATGCCAACCCGGTAGCAATTGATAGCCGTTCCGGTATGAATGTGCCCTTTACCCTGGCTGATGCCGCACTGGATAAGCTATTTTTACAGCAGGCTGAAGCCGCCGGGCTGTTGAACCTTAAAGGACATCGATCTGTCGGCGGGATGCGTGCCAGTATTTACAATGCGGTACCCGAAGCCGCTGTCGATGCGCTACTGACGTTTATGTCCGAGTTTGAGACCCAGCATGGCTGA
- the pheA gene encoding chorismate mutase: MAEQVPQTPSARAEAELRALRDQIDDIDQQLQSLINKRAACAQQVAEVKQGINQSLPAVFYRPEREAQVLRRVMERNTGPLPDQDMARLFREIMSVCLALEQPLSVAYPGPEGGYTEQAVRKHFGLSAKGVAMTDPEQAFKAVEQGHCHYAVTPIESAHEGLVSHTLDLFRRYDLRICGEVELLLDPTDDKTLAADTRYLVLGKQYVEPSGHDKTSILLSVKDQPGVLHDVLGAFRQRNISLTRLESRTVHQGAGDYSLFYMDFEGHQEDASVVELLSELANGPDTLKVLGSYPRAVL; encoded by the coding sequence ATGGCTGAGCAGGTTCCACAGACTCCATCGGCCCGCGCTGAGGCCGAACTCAGGGCGTTGCGTGATCAGATTGATGACATAGATCAGCAATTACAGTCGTTGATCAATAAGCGCGCGGCCTGTGCACAGCAAGTGGCTGAGGTGAAACAAGGTATTAACCAGAGTTTACCCGCCGTGTTTTACCGGCCTGAACGTGAAGCCCAGGTGTTGCGACGTGTTATGGAACGTAACACCGGGCCGCTACCTGATCAGGATATGGCCCGCCTGTTTCGTGAAATCATGTCCGTATGTCTGGCGTTGGAGCAGCCGCTGAGTGTTGCCTACCCAGGTCCTGAGGGTGGGTACACTGAACAAGCTGTACGTAAGCACTTCGGACTTTCGGCTAAGGGAGTCGCAATGACCGATCCTGAGCAAGCCTTCAAAGCGGTAGAGCAGGGGCACTGTCACTATGCTGTTACCCCGATAGAAAGTGCTCATGAAGGCTTGGTCAGTCATACGCTGGACTTGTTTCGCCGCTATGATCTGCGGATCTGTGGTGAGGTAGAACTTTTACTTGATCCTACCGATGATAAAACCCTGGCGGCTGATACCCGCTATCTTGTATTGGGGAAACAGTATGTCGAGCCTAGTGGCCATGACAAAACTTCAATACTGCTGTCAGTGAAGGATCAGCCTGGTGTTCTCCATGATGTGCTGGGTGCTTTCCGACAACGTAATATCAGCTTAACGCGCCTGGAAAGCCGAACAGTGCATCAGGGAGCGGGTGATTACTCCTTGTTCTACATGGATTTTGAAGGGCATCAGGAAGATGCCTCCGTTGTGGAATTACTGAGCGAGCTGGCAAACGGTCCCGATACTCTTAAAGTGCTGGGATCTTATCCCAGGGCTGTACTCTAA
- the hisC gene encoding histidinol-phosphate transaminase: MSCDFVALSNPGVQALQPYQAGKPAEELERELGIRDIVKLASNENPLGPSSAAISAVQSVLSGLTRYPDSNGYYLKQALSQRFNLAANQLTLGNGSNDLLELVARAFLREGVEAVYSEYAFIVYPLVVKACGATGVRVPARDYGHDLDAMADAVTANTRVIFIANPNNPTGTCLTSQAFKRFMARIPEQVLVVLDEAYSEYTDQADTPDGLALTATYNNLIVTRTFSKAYGLAALRVGFAVANPVVTDLLNRVRQPFNVSSVAQAAAMAALADREYLARTVSLNRQGLKQMQAGLVALEVSYIPSVANFITIDCEQDALLVYQALLEQGVIVRPLGVYAMPQHLRVTLGTETENQRFLDALKKVIA; encoded by the coding sequence ATGAGCTGTGATTTTGTAGCTCTGTCGAATCCCGGTGTACAGGCGCTGCAGCCCTATCAGGCTGGCAAGCCTGCTGAGGAACTGGAGCGTGAGCTGGGAATTCGCGATATTGTTAAATTGGCCAGCAACGAGAACCCCTTGGGGCCGTCGTCAGCAGCCATTTCAGCAGTACAGTCTGTACTATCGGGGTTGACCCGCTATCCTGACAGCAATGGTTACTATCTTAAGCAAGCGCTGAGCCAGCGTTTCAATTTGGCTGCTAATCAACTGACGCTTGGCAATGGCTCCAATGATCTATTGGAACTGGTTGCACGTGCTTTTTTGCGCGAAGGAGTTGAAGCGGTCTATTCTGAGTATGCCTTTATTGTCTATCCACTGGTAGTCAAAGCCTGTGGAGCCACTGGCGTGCGGGTACCTGCACGGGATTATGGTCATGACCTCGATGCTATGGCTGATGCCGTTACAGCAAATACCCGAGTGATCTTCATCGCCAATCCCAATAATCCGACCGGTACCTGTCTGACCAGTCAGGCGTTCAAGCGCTTTATGGCACGCATACCCGAGCAGGTGCTGGTGGTGCTGGACGAAGCTTATAGCGAGTATACCGATCAGGCTGATACGCCTGATGGCCTGGCACTTACTGCAACTTACAATAATTTGATCGTAACCCGCACTTTTTCCAAGGCCTACGGTCTGGCTGCACTGCGTGTCGGTTTTGCTGTTGCCAATCCAGTGGTTACCGATCTTCTGAACCGTGTTCGTCAGCCATTTAATGTCAGCTCCGTCGCCCAGGCGGCGGCCATGGCGGCCTTGGCAGACCGGGAATATCTGGCGCGTACAGTCAGTTTAAATCGGCAAGGCCTCAAGCAAATGCAAGCCGGGTTAGTGGCGCTAGAGGTTAGCTATATTCCTTCAGTTGCCAATTTCATTACTATTGATTGTGAACAGGATGCCTTGCTGGTCTATCAAGCGCTGCTTGAACAAGGCGTTATTGTCAGGCCGCTGGGTGTTTACGCCATGCCGCAACATTTGCGTGTTACGCTGGGTACAGAAACAGAAAATCAACGCTTTCTAGACGCGTTGAAAAAGGTGATAGCGTGA